One Danio rerio strain Tuebingen ecotype United States chromosome 9, GRCz12tu, whole genome shotgun sequence genomic region harbors:
- the crygm2d10 gene encoding crystallin, gamma M2d10: MKVTFFEDRNFQGRSYDCMGDCADMHSYMSRCHSCRVESGCWMMYDQPNYMGSGYFFRRGEYADYMSMFGMNNCIRSCRMIPMYRGSYRMRIYERENFGGQMYEMMDDCDNIMDRYRMSHCQSCHVMDGHWLFYDQPHYRGRMWHFGPGQYRNFSNYGGMRFMSMRRIMDSWY, encoded by the exons ATGAAG GTCACTTTCTTTGAGGACAGGAACTTCCAGGGTCGCTCTTATGACTGTATGGGTGACTGTGCTGACATGCACTCCTACATGAGCCGCTGTCACTCTTGCAGAGTGGAGAGCGGCTGCTGGATGATGTATGATCAGCCAAACTACATGGGAAGTGGATATTTCTTCAGGAGGGGAGAGTATGCTGATTACATGTCTATGTTTGGAATGAACAACTGCATCAGGTCCTGCCGTATGATCCCCATG TACAGGGGATCCTACAGAATGAGGATCTACGAGAGGGAGAACTTTGGAGGTCAGATGTACGAGATGATGGATGACTGTGACAACATCATGGACCGTTACCGCATGTCTCACTGCCAGTCCTGCCATGTGATGGACGGCCACTGGCTCTTTTATGACCAGCCCCACTACAGAGGCAGGATGTGGCACTTCGGACCTGGACAGTACAGGAACTTCAGCAACTATGGTGGCATGAGATTCATGAGCATGAGGCGTATCATGGACTCTTGGTACTAA